The following are from one region of the Candidatus Bathyarchaeia archaeon genome:
- a CDS encoding glycosyltransferase — protein sequence MIPLERPPPQGGAALEDYEPVVGREAIEEIKELGERLAGIRVVHVNSTKVGGGVAEILERLVPLLRDSGVDAEWRVISGDEEFFKTTKDLHNALHGAPIEIEREALEHYLMVNDRNAGDMEDLGEADIVVVHDPQPAALIRSFPRRKGKWIWRCHIDLSSPNPRAWDFIKGFVSQYDAAVFHMDRFAKRDLLIRQFIVPPSIDPLSPKNKELGAGEVEEILKGHGIDPGRPLISQIGRFDRLKDPEGVLRAYRLLKEPEGVVEFGRFLRGGGLIDATKLASERMDCQLALAGGLAADDPEGLKVYESLLRQAAGDSDVHILMLPPRADLDINAIQRGSAVVLQKSLKEGFALTVSEALWKGRPVVGGNAGGIPMQIIDGVNGFLVSSVEEAAARVRFLLKNPRRAEEMGRAGIEHVRRNFLITRHLRDHLLIYLTLLYIPRKLVQL from the coding sequence TTGATCCCACTCGAGCGCCCTCCACCCCAAGGCGGGGCCGCGCTGGAGGATTACGAGCCCGTGGTGGGGCGCGAGGCCATAGAGGAAATCAAGGAGCTCGGGGAGAGGCTGGCGGGCATCAGGGTCGTGCATGTGAACTCCACCAAGGTCGGAGGAGGGGTCGCGGAGATCCTCGAGAGGCTCGTGCCGCTCCTAAGGGATAGCGGCGTGGATGCCGAATGGCGGGTCATCTCCGGGGATGAGGAATTCTTCAAGACGACCAAGGACCTTCACAACGCCCTACACGGCGCGCCGATCGAGATCGAGCGGGAGGCGCTCGAGCATTACCTGATGGTCAACGACCGAAACGCCGGCGATATGGAGGACTTGGGAGAGGCGGATATCGTCGTGGTCCACGATCCCCAACCGGCGGCGCTAATCAGGAGCTTTCCGAGGCGAAAGGGGAAGTGGATATGGCGCTGCCATATAGACCTTTCATCGCCGAACCCAAGGGCTTGGGACTTCATCAAGGGGTTCGTTTCCCAATACGATGCCGCGGTCTTCCACATGGATAGGTTCGCGAAAAGGGATCTCCTCATAAGGCAATTCATAGTGCCCCCCTCCATCGATCCGTTGAGCCCAAAGAACAAGGAGCTCGGGGCCGGGGAGGTCGAGGAGATCCTAAAGGGGCATGGGATCGATCCCGGGAGGCCATTGATATCCCAAATCGGGCGGTTCGATAGGCTCAAAGATCCGGAGGGGGTCCTAAGGGCGTACAGGCTATTGAAGGAGCCCGAGGGGGTCGTCGAATTCGGGAGGTTCCTCAGGGGAGGGGGCCTCATCGACGCAACCAAGCTTGCGAGCGAGCGGATGGATTGCCAGCTCGCCCTAGCTGGCGGGTTGGCCGCCGACGACCCGGAGGGTTTGAAGGTCTACGAATCCCTCCTTCGCCAAGCCGCGGGGGACAGTGACGTCCATATATTGATGCTCCCCCCTCGAGCGGACCTCGATATAAACGCCATCCAGAGGGGCTCCGCAGTGGTCCTCCAAAAGTCTTTGAAGGAGGGCTTCGCCCTGACGGTCAGCGAGGCCCTCTGGAAAGGCAGGCCCGTGGTGGGCGGCAATGCGGGCGGGATACCGATGCAGATCATCGACGGCGTCAACGGCTTCTTGGTCAGCAGCGTCGAGGAGGCGGCGGCGAGGGTGCGCTTCCTCCTGAAGAACCCGAGGAGGGCGGAGGAGATGGGCAGGGCCGGGATAGAGCACGTAAGAAGGAACTTCCTTATAACGAGGCATCTGAGGGATCACCTCCTCATATACTTGACCCTGTTATACATCCCGAGGAAACTGGTTCAGCTTTGA
- a CDS encoding glycosyltransferase family 4 protein, with amino-acid sequence MPPLRICVNSQTPLIRFNLTPEELARRYGKTSAPLDLGCLAEGRDYQFTPGGVTRMVFPLLKRMLGEGILEEAHWVSLNPTGPAEVRADGIALHHVSLAGDRMRGYGHVKEAIWRIIHGMPLDLGSAAQILWQDEFSDYTYYNRLSAERILRLDKIHDFDLFYIHDFQQLPIGYMLRTLKPKVFRWHIPFDASMIPQEWRELLSTYFNSYDIVIVSCRRYLEALKSFGYAGEARYVYPYIDPSPYAKPTEAEIAELCRGLGIREGDRVVLVVARLDPMKGQDRAIRAIAEVAKEIPNVKLLLVGDGSFSSSRQGIGLSKAEMWAGELRALAKGLGVEDRVIFAGHLAQSQLNAAYARCDLTVLPSIREGFGLVVIESWLYGKPAIVTSRAGVAELIEDGRNGLLFDPDDPIDLADKISSLLLDFERARTLGEKGLETSRGCLIDRGVKEESEIILGMV; translated from the coding sequence TTGCCCCCTTTAAGGATCTGCGTTAATAGCCAAACGCCGCTCATCAGGTTCAACCTCACCCCGGAGGAGCTGGCGCGGCGTTATGGGAAGACGTCCGCCCCATTGGATCTGGGGTGCCTCGCCGAGGGAAGGGACTATCAATTCACGCCCGGCGGTGTGACGAGAATGGTTTTCCCCCTCTTGAAGAGGATGCTGGGCGAGGGGATCCTCGAGGAGGCCCATTGGGTATCCCTAAACCCCACGGGCCCTGCTGAGGTGCGAGCGGACGGGATCGCTCTCCACCACGTATCGTTAGCGGGGGATAGGATGAGGGGCTATGGACATGTGAAGGAGGCGATATGGAGGATCATCCATGGAATGCCGCTCGACTTGGGATCCGCCGCCCAAATCCTTTGGCAAGACGAGTTCTCCGACTATACCTATTATAATAGGCTATCGGCCGAGCGAATCCTTAGGCTGGATAAAATCCACGACTTCGACCTCTTCTACATCCACGACTTCCAGCAGTTGCCGATCGGCTATATGTTGCGCACGCTAAAGCCCAAAGTCTTCAGGTGGCACATACCGTTTGATGCCTCCATGATCCCTCAGGAGTGGAGGGAGCTTTTGTCCACCTATTTCAATAGCTACGATATTGTGATCGTCAGCTGCAGGAGATACCTCGAGGCCCTCAAATCGTTCGGATATGCCGGGGAGGCTCGATACGTCTACCCATATATAGACCCCAGCCCGTACGCGAAGCCCACGGAGGCCGAGATCGCCGAGCTCTGCCGTGGCTTGGGGATAAGGGAAGGGGATAGGGTCGTTTTGGTCGTGGCTAGGCTCGATCCAATGAAGGGTCAAGATAGGGCGATAAGGGCCATCGCGGAGGTGGCCAAGGAGATCCCCAACGTGAAGCTCCTGTTGGTCGGGGATGGTAGCTTCTCAAGCTCGAGGCAGGGCATAGGGCTCTCGAAGGCGGAGATGTGGGCGGGCGAGCTGCGAGCTTTGGCTAAGGGGCTTGGGGTGGAGGATCGGGTGATCTTCGCCGGGCATCTGGCTCAAAGCCAGCTCAACGCCGCCTATGCTAGATGCGACCTCACCGTCCTGCCATCGATTAGGGAGGGGTTCGGCCTAGTCGTCATCGAGAGCTGGCTCTACGGGAAGCCAGCGATAGTCACCTCAAGGGCCGGGGTGGCGGAGCTCATAGAGGACGGGCGAAATGGCCTATTGTTCGACCCCGATGATCCCATAGATTTGGCGGATAAGATATCCTCCCTCCTGCTCGATTTCGAGCGGGCGAGGACTTTGGGGGAGAAAGGCTTGGAGACCTCAAGGGGATGCCTCATAGATCGGGGCGTTAAGGAGGAATCTGAGATAATACTGGGGATGGTGTGA
- a CDS encoding HAD hydrolase family protein, translated as MKGLDLAKISAVVADYDRTLSNAELQPSPEALEALAQLKRRRGWRIIIASGRPIGFFLRHERVLALADAIVAENGAVIHIPRDGGTVILGSEDLSRLKEALFKLGVPFEAFDAILSIDRGAEGVVKRAIAEIGVEVELEYNVDTLMILPKGVDKLRGVRMALGLLGAEGGFIAFGDGENDAELIGDADFGVAVANATEEAKARADHVTKRPYGEGVDEFVRDFLLRD; from the coding sequence ATGAAGGGCCTCGATTTGGCCAAGATATCGGCCGTGGTCGCCGATTATGATAGGACTTTGAGCAATGCGGAGCTCCAGCCCTCTCCCGAGGCCCTAGAGGCCTTGGCCCAGCTAAAGCGGAGGAGGGGCTGGCGAATAATAATAGCCTCGGGCAGGCCGATCGGCTTCTTCCTTAGGCATGAGCGAGTATTAGCTCTGGCCGATGCCATAGTGGCTGAGAATGGCGCCGTTATCCATATACCAAGGGACGGAGGGACCGTGATCTTGGGCAGCGAGGACCTCTCAAGGCTCAAGGAAGCTTTGTTCAAGCTCGGCGTACCCTTCGAGGCCTTCGATGCGATCCTATCGATCGATAGGGGGGCCGAGGGGGTCGTGAAGCGGGCGATCGCGGAAATCGGCGTCGAGGTCGAGTTGGAATACAACGTGGATACGCTGATGATCTTGCCGAAGGGTGTGGATAAGCTGAGGGGGGTTCGGATGGCCCTCGGGCTATTGGGCGCCGAGGGGGGCTTCATAGCGTTCGGGGACGGGGAGAACGATGCCGAGCTCATAGGCGATGCCGACTTCGGCGTGGCCGTCGCAAACGCCACCGAGGAGGCCAAGGCTAGGGCGGATCACGTAACCAAGAGGCCCTACGGGGAGGGCGTGGACGAGTTCGTCAGGGACTTCTTGCTTCGGGACTAG